One part of the Malus sylvestris chromosome 2, drMalSylv7.2, whole genome shotgun sequence genome encodes these proteins:
- the LOC126613938 gene encoding transcription factor HHO5-like isoform X1, with translation MELLSLDSSPLFVPKTITDFLAQLAAIKDGSQRSSELDGYVKRLEDELRKIEVFKRELPLCMLLLKDAIELLKEEGMRWRRMEERPVVEVFIPLKGNSEEDGGLVSGKENIDKKNWMSSAQLWNTSINVFDYTKRDSVELKLGNEEDDRSVTENPIEVSNNRAVEGALLAFRGQNELSGFAKPCLKEVKEVSEVPNLCLMTPLMSEALGCSASANSRTSNGCKGSGSGSGVAGQVKLLNKPQPQQQQQPLRKPRRCWSPELHRRFVDALQQLGGTEVATPKQIRELMQVEGLTNDEVKSHLQKYRLHIRKLPPSAAAGQGNALLMSLDHSGDHSKANNVQSGSPQGPLLAGGFAKCRSTTRGESGNSREAEEDEKSDG, from the exons ATGGAGCTGTTGAGCTTGGACTCCAGTCCTCTGTTCGTCCCGAAAACAATCACCGACTTTCTCGCCCAGCTCGCCGCTATTAAAGATGGCTCTCAGAGGTCTTCAGAGCTCGATGGGTACGTGAAGAGATTGGAAGATGAACTCAGAAAGATTGAAGTTTTCAAGCGGGAGCTTCCTCTCTGCATGCTTCTCTTGAAGGATG CGATTGAGCTGTTGAAGGAGGAAGGAATGCGGTGGAGGCGAATGGAAGAGCGGCCGGTGGTGGAGGTGTTCATACCGTTGAAGGGCAATTCTGAGGAGGACGGAGGGTTAGTTTCGGGAAAGGAAAATATTGACAAGAAGAACTGGATGAGCTCTGCTCAGCTGTGGAACACGAGCATCAACGTTTTCGATTACACCAAACGCGACTCTGTTGAACTTAAACTG GGGAATGAGGAAGATGATCGGTCGGTGACTGAGAACCCAATTGAGGTGAGTAATAACAGAGCCGTGGAGGGGGCATTACTGGCATTCAGGGGACAGAATGAGTTGTCTGGTTTTGCAAAACCATGTTTGAAGGAAGTCAAGGAGGTTTCCGAGGTTCCAAACCTTTGTCTTATGACTCCATTGATGTCTGAAGCACTGGGTTGTTCTGCAAGCGCAAACTCTAGGACCAGTAATGGCTGCAAAGGCAGCGGTTCGGGTTCTGGTGTGGCAGGACAAGTGAAATTACTGAACAAGCCCCAgccacagcagcagcagcaaccctTGAGGAAACCAAGGCGGTGCTGGTCCCCGGAGCTCCATCGCCGCTTTGTTGATGCCCTTCAGCAGCTTGGAGGAACAGAAG TAGCCACTCCTAAGCAGATAAGAGAGCTTATGCAGGTGGAGGGTCTCACCAATGATGAAGTTAAGAGCCATTTGCAG AAATACCGCCTTCACATCCGAAAGCTACCGCCTTCTGCTGCTGCCGGCCAAGGGAATGCCTTGCTCATGTCCTTGGATCACAGTGGAGACCATTCTAAGGCAAACAACGTACAGTCTGGTTCTCCACAGGGTCCTCTCCTTGCGGGCGGGTTTGCCAAATGTCGATCAACAACTAGAGGCGAGTCAGGCAACAGCAGGGAAGCCGAAGAGGACGAGAAATCGGATGGTTAG
- the LOC126613938 gene encoding transcription factor HHO5-like isoform X2 produces MELLSLDSSPLFVPKTITDFLAQLAAIKDGSQRSSELDGYVKRLEDELRKIEVFKRELPLCMLLLKDAIELLKEEGMRWRRMEERPVVEVFIPLKGNSEEDGGLVSGKENIDKKNWMSSAQLWNTSINVFDYTKRDSVELKLGNEEDDRSVTENPIEVSNNRAVEGALLAFRGQNELSGFAKPCLKEVKEVSEVPNLCLMTPLMSEALGCSASANSRTSNGCKGSGSGSGVAGQVKLLNKPQPQQQQQPLRKPRRCWSPELHRRFVDALQQLGGTEATPKQIRELMQVEGLTNDEVKSHLQKYRLHIRKLPPSAAAGQGNALLMSLDHSGDHSKANNVQSGSPQGPLLAGGFAKCRSTTRGESGNSREAEEDEKSDG; encoded by the exons ATGGAGCTGTTGAGCTTGGACTCCAGTCCTCTGTTCGTCCCGAAAACAATCACCGACTTTCTCGCCCAGCTCGCCGCTATTAAAGATGGCTCTCAGAGGTCTTCAGAGCTCGATGGGTACGTGAAGAGATTGGAAGATGAACTCAGAAAGATTGAAGTTTTCAAGCGGGAGCTTCCTCTCTGCATGCTTCTCTTGAAGGATG CGATTGAGCTGTTGAAGGAGGAAGGAATGCGGTGGAGGCGAATGGAAGAGCGGCCGGTGGTGGAGGTGTTCATACCGTTGAAGGGCAATTCTGAGGAGGACGGAGGGTTAGTTTCGGGAAAGGAAAATATTGACAAGAAGAACTGGATGAGCTCTGCTCAGCTGTGGAACACGAGCATCAACGTTTTCGATTACACCAAACGCGACTCTGTTGAACTTAAACTG GGGAATGAGGAAGATGATCGGTCGGTGACTGAGAACCCAATTGAGGTGAGTAATAACAGAGCCGTGGAGGGGGCATTACTGGCATTCAGGGGACAGAATGAGTTGTCTGGTTTTGCAAAACCATGTTTGAAGGAAGTCAAGGAGGTTTCCGAGGTTCCAAACCTTTGTCTTATGACTCCATTGATGTCTGAAGCACTGGGTTGTTCTGCAAGCGCAAACTCTAGGACCAGTAATGGCTGCAAAGGCAGCGGTTCGGGTTCTGGTGTGGCAGGACAAGTGAAATTACTGAACAAGCCCCAgccacagcagcagcagcaaccctTGAGGAAACCAAGGCGGTGCTGGTCCCCGGAGCTCCATCGCCGCTTTGTTGATGCCCTTCAGCAGCTTGGAGGAACAGAAG CCACTCCTAAGCAGATAAGAGAGCTTATGCAGGTGGAGGGTCTCACCAATGATGAAGTTAAGAGCCATTTGCAG AAATACCGCCTTCACATCCGAAAGCTACCGCCTTCTGCTGCTGCCGGCCAAGGGAATGCCTTGCTCATGTCCTTGGATCACAGTGGAGACCATTCTAAGGCAAACAACGTACAGTCTGGTTCTCCACAGGGTCCTCTCCTTGCGGGCGGGTTTGCCAAATGTCGATCAACAACTAGAGGCGAGTCAGGCAACAGCAGGGAAGCCGAAGAGGACGAGAAATCGGATGGTTAG